ACCGATACGTCTTGAACGACCCCAAATTGGCTACGGTCAAGCCCATCAGTGATACGGAGCATCGCGCTCAGAAATTTGACGACTTTTCGTTGAGGTCCGGATAGCGCCTCAAACATCGCATGTTTTTTGTGGGGAATGGCCCTCCGATGATATCGTACGACATTCGCCACGATGTCGACTTCATCGACGGTAAGCCCGGACAAATCTCCGTGCTTAATCAAGTAATACCCGTGTTTATGATGTTGACGGCGGCGAATGAGGTATCCCACATCATGTAACAATGCGGCATAGTCCAACCATTCTCGCTCTTGATCACCCAGGCCATGCAACAGCTTCAGGTCATCGAAAACCTGGAGAGCCAGCTTCGAGACATGCAGGGCATGACTTTCCGCAAAATGACACTTGCGGCCAAACAAGATGATATTCCGACGGCGTGTGTTGGGAATCTCTTTTTCAGCTTCAAGTCCTTCACGATTCCGTTTAATAAAATCGAAGATCAACCCTTCACGAAGGGCCTTGTCACTGATGGTCAGCGTTTTCGCCCCAGACTTTTCCAATAAACACCGGAAAAACATCGCCCCCGGGAGCAACGTATCCACCCGTTTGGGGTCAAGACCAGGGATCAACAAACGTGATTTCATCTCACACTGCGCGAGCTCTGCCTCGAGTGAGCGAATTTCATCAAGTTCTATCGTCGCGAGATTTAATTGAGGAACCGGTTTTCCCGTGCGCCGAAGATAAATGATTTCAGTGAGATTTCCCGCGGTCCCAGACGTCGCTACGACACTCGCGAACGTGAACTCTCGCGAAGACTTCAGGCCGACATCCAACCCGTCATTAATAGTTTTTTCTAGCTCCTTTAACTGACTTTTTGTTGGAGGATCTTGTTTGAGATACCGGTCTTTCAGCCGAATCGTGCCGAGCTTGAGGCTCCGCCCAAACAACATCTGCTTCCGGTTACACGCAATCACTTCGACTGACCCCCCTCCAACATCAGCAATCAGTGAAGGATCATCGGACAACTCCATACTATTCCCCACACCGAGATAAATAAGGCGTGCTTCTTCTTTCCCTGTGATAACCTGAACATTCAGACCGGTTTGCGCTTCAACCTCTTGAATGAACTCGCCCCCATTTTTCGCTTCCCGTACGGCACTTGTGGCCGTTGCCACGGTTCGCTCGAATCCCTTATTCCGAGCGAGCGTGGTAAGGTTTCGCAAGGCATCTATTCCCCGAGCCATCGCGGCCTCGGACAGGGTGCTATTCGTAAACGTGCCATCTCCCAGTCGTACCATATCTTTAAAACGGTCCATGACTTTGTACGAGAAGTCTGTGCCGATTTCGACCAAAACCATGTGAATGGAATTGGTCCCGATGTCAATCACGGCAAGTTTGCTCATAGCATTCTCGTGGCGAACAGATGAAGAGGAACTCCTACAGGAGGCGTTGAATAGTCAGGATACATAAAGATGTTTATCCGCTCGACGGATCGATGATACGCAGGCGGTAACCGATCCCCCAGACAGTATCGATCGCAAAATCCGAGAGGCTCAAGGACTGTAATTTTCGACGGAGTTTAACTATATGCCGGTCGATCGTTCGAGGTTCCACGAAGACGTCTTGTCCCCACACGTTCGCAAGCAACGCTTCACGAGAACAGATACCGTTCGACTCATCATACAATACTAACAAAATGTGATATTCCTTTCGAGTCAATCGTATCTTTCTCTCCCGGTAA
The genomic region above belongs to Nitrospirales bacterium and contains:
- a CDS encoding Ppx/GppA family phosphatase, translated to MSKLAVIDIGTNSIHMVLVEIGTDFSYKVMDRFKDMVRLGDGTFTNSTLSEAAMARGIDALRNLTTLARNKGFERTVATATSAVREAKNGGEFIQEVEAQTGLNVQVITGKEEARLIYLGVGNSMELSDDPSLIADVGGGSVEVIACNRKQMLFGRSLKLGTIRLKDRYLKQDPPTKSQLKELEKTINDGLDVGLKSSREFTFASVVATSGTAGNLTEIIYLRRTGKPVPQLNLATIELDEIRSLEAELAQCEMKSRLLIPGLDPKRVDTLLPGAMFFRCLLEKSGAKTLTISDKALREGLIFDFIKRNREGLEAEKEIPNTRRRNIILFGRKCHFAESHALHVSKLALQVFDDLKLLHGLGDQEREWLDYAALLHDVGYLIRRRQHHKHGYYLIKHGDLSGLTVDEVDIVANVVRYHRRAIPHKKHAMFEALSGPQRKVVKFLSAMLRITDGLDRSQFGVVQDVSVSIKQCIQFDLVCSTDPELEVWAAQKRAAFLEKLFNRPVQFVFQIRNGQ
- a CDS encoding winged helix-turn-helix domain-containing protein — encoded protein: MFTPNTALSMHQSPGPMPGQPTVNDVVLEFHEMTREVFYRERKIRLTRKEYHILLVLYDESNGICSREALLANVWGQDVFVEPRTIDRHIVKLRRKLQSLSLSDFAIDTVWGIGYRLRIIDPSSG